A genome region from Maridesulfovibrio salexigens DSM 2638 includes the following:
- a CDS encoding Fur family transcriptional regulator, with product MSSPQTQFLDYLTKNKMAATEQRRIVLEVFLGTQGHHSCEELYEHVSKRDSSISPATVYRTIKLLSDSGIAESLDFGDGITRFECRHNREHHDHLVCIRCNCRIEVVEERIEELQEKLASKYDFSVNRHKMILYGICPDCRKQ from the coding sequence ATGTCAAGTCCGCAAACTCAGTTCTTGGATTATCTCACCAAGAATAAAATGGCTGCTACTGAGCAGCGACGTATCGTATTGGAAGTATTTCTGGGCACTCAAGGCCATCATTCGTGCGAAGAACTTTATGAGCATGTCAGTAAGCGGGATTCGTCCATCAGCCCGGCAACGGTTTACCGGACGATTAAGCTTCTGTCTGATAGCGGCATTGCTGAATCTCTCGATTTTGGAGATGGGATTACCCGGTTCGAATGCCGTCATAACAGGGAACATCATGACCATCTGGTTTGCATTCGTTGCAACTGCCGGATTGAAGTTGTTGAAGAGCGCATAGAGGAGTTGCAGGAAAAGTTGGCCAGTAAATACGATTTTAGTGTGAACAGGCATAAGATGATTCTGTATGGAATCTGCCCTGATTGCAGAAAACAATAG
- a CDS encoding GGDEF domain-containing protein: MAVLLILIMPAAVMLALTELADKNALPMFICLHFSLCIALCMPISTWLEDWMVNREVRKMNCFCVKLKQGRLDQRLELYSNKTGSATDELCMLQHNLNWLAHSVAKRESRLTESLAKTQRDKERLNLLSYTDHLTGLFNKRFFELKLVETCSRCISCKTPLHLMLIDCDHFKEVNDVYGHQEGDKLLAELGQIISSSVRNGTDFPFRFGGDEFGAILVGVDSTRCEQIAERIRTRFAQIKVGQASLSIGISKLCYQAIDPEAEAEKLIASADKALYFAKNTGRDKVISPAQYKEIEHTFGSQQT; the protein is encoded by the coding sequence TTGGCAGTTCTTCTGATACTTATCATGCCTGCCGCAGTCATGCTGGCTCTTACCGAGCTGGCTGACAAAAATGCCCTGCCGATGTTTATCTGCCTGCACTTCAGTTTGTGCATAGCCTTGTGCATGCCCATCTCAACCTGGCTCGAAGACTGGATGGTAAACAGGGAAGTACGCAAAATGAACTGCTTCTGCGTCAAACTCAAGCAAGGCAGGCTGGACCAGCGCCTTGAACTATATTCCAATAAAACAGGTTCAGCCACTGATGAACTTTGCATGTTGCAGCATAATCTGAACTGGCTGGCCCACTCCGTTGCCAAACGTGAATCCAGATTGACAGAGTCATTGGCTAAAACCCAGCGAGATAAGGAAAGACTTAACCTGCTTTCCTACACCGACCATCTTACCGGATTGTTCAATAAACGTTTTTTTGAGTTGAAGCTGGTAGAAACCTGCTCCAGATGCATTTCCTGCAAAACTCCGCTCCACCTAATGCTCATAGACTGCGACCACTTTAAAGAAGTCAATGATGTGTATGGCCATCAGGAAGGAGACAAACTCCTCGCAGAACTGGGCCAAATCATCAGTTCATCAGTGAGAAACGGCACTGATTTTCCTTTCCGTTTCGGTGGAGACGAGTTCGGAGCTATCCTTGTCGGCGTAGACTCAACCCGCTGCGAGCAGATCGCAGAGCGTATTCGAACCCGTTTTGCACAGATTAAAGTTGGTCAGGCAAGCTTGAGTATCGGCATCTCTAAACTCTGCTATCAAGCCATTGATCCTGAAGCTGAAGCTGAAAAATTGATCGCTTCCGCCGATAAAGCTCTGTACTTTGCTAAAAATACAGGAAGAGACAAGGTCATCAGTCCCGCGCAATACAAAGAAATAGAACATACCTTTGGTTCTCAGCAGACATAA
- a CDS encoding heavy metal translocating P-type ATPase, giving the protein MRADKTYASIKHSIPGRIRFKVPDLRKDKILCGTVERNLEKVAGIIRTRTNDKCAALVIRYNPDFISPEHVYEALREIVAVHTTKICPIKDKKECGCPQVKGALRYFSFVSAVGGAVLISESLLGITVAQTLFSPLGFLTVLAAVPLVKEAVTKLREKKFGLEGILAGGIVAAVIAGEAMTAFEILWINAGAELLTAWITERSRRAISGILDNTTHHTFVLRDGVEVEVEINNLKEGDVVVLHTGEKICVDGTIVDGQGLINEAPITGRADFIHKQQDDQVFAGTFVREGVIYVRAEEVGDKTYLARILHKVEDSLENKTAIESTADKLSVRLVKIGFACTVGTLLITADPWRAFTVLLVMACPCATVLSASTPISTAISTAAKNNILIKGGRYLEEVGKCDIACFDKTGTLTGSEPSLEHIHTTEGVTESELLTYAFSVETHNHHPLAQAIKHEAGLRKISPLPHTVCEYFLGKGMRAELPENENHSTEILVGNKKLTEQFDVRIGSLSRQVSTLKRKGLTVLYVVKDKDPIGLLAFANTIREESATVLNALGAGGVDRTVLVTGDEPATANDLARTLNIPEIHASAMPEEKATLVRTLQSEGGKVMMVGDGINDALALAQADVGVAMGTGGAEVAVEAADIALVDDDLKGLMYVQQLSQDTVKIAYQNFWLATGSNIAGVIMGATGVLSPVMAGFLHILHTMGVIANSSRLLLHSPEAIESKQGKIYELPQNS; this is encoded by the coding sequence GTGAGAGCAGATAAAACATACGCAAGCATAAAGCATTCAATTCCGGGCAGAATCAGGTTTAAGGTGCCGGATCTAAGGAAAGACAAAATCCTTTGCGGCACTGTTGAAAGAAACCTTGAAAAAGTTGCCGGGATAATCCGCACCCGTACAAACGACAAGTGCGCTGCACTGGTAATCCGCTACAATCCTGACTTCATAAGCCCCGAACATGTTTACGAAGCTCTTCGGGAAATTGTAGCTGTCCATACCACCAAAATCTGTCCCATTAAAGACAAGAAGGAATGCGGATGTCCACAGGTTAAAGGTGCCCTGCGCTACTTTTCATTTGTTTCCGCTGTTGGCGGTGCCGTACTGATCAGTGAATCCCTGTTGGGAATTACAGTAGCTCAAACTCTGTTCAGCCCGTTGGGTTTCCTTACTGTCCTTGCGGCTGTTCCGCTGGTTAAGGAAGCTGTAACCAAGCTTCGCGAAAAAAAATTCGGACTTGAAGGTATTCTCGCCGGAGGGATTGTCGCTGCGGTAATTGCCGGGGAAGCCATGACCGCCTTCGAAATCCTCTGGATCAATGCAGGGGCGGAACTTCTAACCGCATGGATTACCGAACGTTCCCGCCGGGCAATTTCCGGTATTCTGGACAATACCACCCACCATACATTCGTACTTAGGGACGGGGTTGAAGTTGAGGTGGAGATCAACAACCTTAAAGAAGGCGATGTTGTAGTCCTCCATACCGGGGAAAAAATCTGCGTAGACGGAACCATTGTGGACGGTCAGGGATTGATTAATGAAGCACCCATCACCGGACGTGCCGACTTCATTCACAAACAACAGGATGATCAGGTTTTTGCCGGAACATTCGTGCGCGAAGGAGTCATCTATGTCCGGGCTGAAGAAGTTGGTGACAAGACCTATCTGGCCCGTATTCTCCACAAAGTGGAAGACTCCCTTGAGAACAAGACCGCCATTGAATCCACAGCCGACAAACTTTCGGTACGTCTGGTCAAAATCGGCTTTGCCTGTACTGTGGGCACCCTGCTCATCACAGCTGACCCGTGGCGTGCCTTCACCGTGCTGCTGGTTATGGCCTGCCCCTGTGCAACCGTACTTTCCGCTTCAACGCCCATCAGTACAGCCATCAGTACAGCTGCCAAGAACAACATTCTTATCAAGGGCGGCAGATACCTTGAAGAAGTCGGTAAATGCGATATAGCCTGCTTCGATAAAACCGGAACCCTGACCGGAAGCGAACCAAGCCTTGAACATATACACACCACCGAAGGTGTCACAGAAAGTGAACTTCTGACTTATGCCTTTTCCGTGGAAACCCACAACCATCATCCGCTGGCTCAGGCAATCAAGCATGAAGCCGGACTCAGGAAGATTTCGCCCCTGCCTCACACTGTGTGTGAATATTTCTTAGGCAAGGGAATGCGCGCCGAACTCCCTGAGAATGAAAACCATTCTACAGAGATTTTAGTGGGTAACAAAAAGCTCACAGAACAATTTGATGTGCGCATAGGTAGCTTAAGCAGGCAGGTTTCCACTCTCAAGCGTAAAGGACTGACCGTGCTTTACGTAGTAAAAGACAAAGATCCCATCGGATTACTGGCTTTTGCCAACACCATACGCGAAGAGTCCGCAACGGTCCTCAACGCTCTCGGGGCAGGCGGAGTTGACCGCACTGTTTTGGTCACCGGAGATGAACCAGCAACGGCAAATGATCTTGCCCGTACTCTGAATATCCCGGAAATCCACGCTTCAGCCATGCCGGAAGAAAAGGCAACCCTCGTGCGAACCCTGCAAAGTGAAGGGGGCAAAGTCATGATGGTCGGTGACGGCATCAACGATGCCCTTGCGCTTGCGCAGGCTGACGTTGGGGTTGCCATGGGGACCGGAGGAGCTGAAGTCGCTGTTGAAGCAGCTGATATCGCACTGGTCGATGATGACCTTAAGGGGCTCATGTACGTCCAGCAATTAAGTCAGGACACTGTGAAAATCGCCTACCAGAACTTCTGGCTGGCAACAGGTTCAAATATAGCGGGAGTCATCATGGGAGCCACCGGGGTCCTCTCTCCGGTCATGGCCGGATTCCTGCACATTCTGCATACCATGGGAGTAATCGCCAACTCTTCGAGGCTGCTCCTGCATTCACCTGAAGCAATCGAATCCAAACAAGGCAAAATTTATGAACTTCCGCAAAATAGTTGA
- the feoB gene encoding ferrous iron transport protein B, whose amino-acid sequence MSAEGKQTMKDNFLVALAGQQNAGKSTTYNMITGANQHVANYPGVTVDKKVGSYREGKTRYEVVDLPGTYSLTSFSLEERVSREFLLEEKPDVVVNVMDATCLRRSLYFTFQVLEMNFPVTVALNMMDVAESQGLTIDLKELTNRLGVDVVATVGRKGKGKQALKAAIRKAVNQEAYSRPVVIDYGDLEIHAKALEEQLAADTSLGVLYPLRWLAIKLLENDSEARSIVETKHANGSPIIEDALSRRMAFEDETGVDTSDYIVACRDRVAGEIVDACVTKEEDSGQPISERIDQWVLNRALAPFFLLATVYLIYELSIVQGYELTKYTWPFLAKFRDLVASILPPAGLIEDSLLRSMILWMVDSANTLLNYVPIFLILFALIAILEDSGYMARIAFILDRIFHSFGLHGQSTLPFILGGVFAGGCAVPGIMSTKGIPDERSRLATILTVPFMNCLAKIPLYTLLVNIYFAEHKSWAMFFISTITIIMALIIAKLLTTTVLKGRETAPFIMEMPNYHAPTFFGVARRSLERTWEYIKKVGSIVVAVSLCVFSLLQFPGLSAERMDHYEAEMNKAIATYDSKVANNAYAELATGDKMLPLLNLYDDYKRARMNASGKEGAARVDSSFKNANPDTFILIKPRGDKAAKVVNRALRKVSTARKSLRRMIKEEKIKTSFFGMIGRSLEPVTKYAGFDWKINIALISSFAARESSVATMGVLYQQGADDNQTLEQRMDNESQHSGMNSLHALAVILFFALYPPCLAATIMVKVQTGSYKWMLFAIFFPTAVGFGVASSVFTLGTALGASGITMMKGFYALALAVALLIALVHKIASDKVSASYEYQPSNQ is encoded by the coding sequence ATGAGCGCTGAAGGTAAACAGACGATGAAAGACAACTTTCTCGTCGCTCTTGCCGGACAGCAGAATGCCGGTAAATCAACAACATATAATATGATAACCGGGGCCAACCAACATGTGGCCAACTATCCCGGTGTGACTGTTGATAAGAAAGTGGGAAGCTATCGTGAAGGAAAGACCCGTTATGAAGTGGTCGATCTTCCCGGTACTTACAGCCTGACTTCGTTTTCTCTTGAAGAGCGTGTTTCCCGCGAATTCCTGCTGGAAGAAAAGCCTGATGTGGTAGTAAACGTAATGGATGCAACCTGTTTGCGTCGCAGTTTGTATTTTACCTTTCAGGTTCTGGAGATGAATTTTCCGGTAACCGTAGCCCTGAATATGATGGATGTTGCAGAAAGTCAGGGCCTTACAATTGATTTGAAAGAACTTACCAATCGTCTCGGTGTTGACGTTGTCGCCACTGTTGGGCGTAAGGGTAAAGGTAAGCAGGCCCTTAAAGCGGCAATCCGCAAGGCCGTTAATCAGGAAGCTTATTCTCGTCCTGTGGTTATCGACTACGGTGATCTTGAGATTCACGCGAAAGCGCTTGAAGAACAGCTTGCAGCCGATACCAGCCTTGGTGTTCTGTATCCTTTGCGCTGGCTGGCGATCAAACTTTTGGAAAATGATTCCGAGGCCCGTAGTATTGTTGAGACCAAGCATGCTAACGGCAGCCCTATCATTGAAGATGCTCTTTCCCGCAGGATGGCTTTTGAAGATGAAACAGGGGTTGATACCAGTGACTACATCGTGGCCTGCCGCGATAGGGTCGCCGGGGAAATAGTAGATGCCTGCGTGACCAAGGAAGAAGATTCCGGCCAGCCGATTTCCGAAAGGATCGATCAATGGGTTCTGAACCGCGCCTTGGCACCATTTTTCCTGCTGGCTACTGTCTATCTTATTTATGAGCTCTCCATTGTTCAGGGTTATGAGCTGACCAAGTATACTTGGCCGTTTTTAGCCAAGTTCAGGGATCTTGTCGCATCGATCCTGCCGCCAGCCGGATTGATTGAGGATTCCCTGTTGCGGTCCATGATTCTCTGGATGGTGGATAGTGCCAATACTTTGCTTAACTACGTCCCCATTTTTCTGATTTTGTTTGCGCTGATCGCAATTCTTGAGGACTCCGGTTACATGGCCCGGATAGCATTTATTCTGGATCGTATTTTCCACAGTTTCGGGCTGCACGGGCAATCCACCCTGCCGTTTATTCTGGGCGGAGTTTTTGCCGGGGGCTGCGCTGTTCCGGGGATTATGTCCACAAAAGGTATTCCTGATGAACGTTCTCGGCTGGCAACCATCCTGACTGTGCCGTTCATGAACTGCCTTGCCAAAATTCCGCTCTACACGCTGTTGGTGAACATTTATTTTGCGGAGCACAAGTCATGGGCAATGTTCTTTATCTCGACGATTACGATCATCATGGCCCTGATTATTGCCAAGCTTCTGACTACAACAGTCCTTAAAGGCCGTGAAACAGCTCCCTTCATTATGGAGATGCCCAACTACCATGCTCCCACTTTTTTCGGCGTGGCCCGGAGGTCGCTGGAAAGAACTTGGGAATATATCAAAAAGGTCGGCTCCATTGTTGTTGCGGTTTCACTGTGCGTGTTTTCTTTGCTGCAGTTTCCCGGACTCTCGGCTGAACGTATGGACCATTACGAAGCTGAGATGAATAAAGCTATTGCAACCTATGATTCCAAGGTTGCGAATAATGCTTATGCAGAGCTTGCTACCGGTGACAAAATGCTGCCGTTGCTCAATCTCTATGATGATTACAAGCGTGCCCGCATGAATGCATCCGGTAAGGAAGGGGCAGCAAGAGTGGACAGCTCATTTAAAAATGCCAATCCCGACACCTTTATCCTGATCAAGCCTCGCGGTGACAAGGCTGCCAAGGTTGTGAACCGTGCCCTGCGCAAGGTCTCCACTGCCAGAAAGTCCCTGCGCCGCATGATTAAGGAAGAAAAAATCAAAACTTCCTTCTTCGGTATGATCGGACGCTCTCTTGAGCCAGTAACTAAGTATGCAGGTTTTGACTGGAAAATTAATATTGCCCTGATCAGTTCCTTTGCGGCCCGCGAATCCTCCGTGGCGACTATGGGTGTTCTTTATCAGCAGGGTGCTGATGATAACCAGACACTTGAACAGAGGATGGACAATGAAAGTCAGCACAGCGGTATGAATTCTCTGCATGCCCTTGCCGTTATTCTTTTCTTTGCCCTCTATCCTCCCTGCCTCGCGGCCACGATTATGGTCAAGGTACAGACAGGATCTTATAAGTGGATGCTCTTTGCGATCTTCTTTCCTACGGCAGTCGGCTTCGGTGTGGCCTCTTCGGTCTTCACTCTGGGCACAGCCCTAGGAGCAAGTGGAATAACCATGATGAAGGGATTTTATGCACTTGCTTTGGCGGTGGCGCTGCTGATTGCGCTGGTGCACAAGATTGCATCGGATAAAGTCTCTGCATCCTATGAATATCAACCAAGTAACCAATAA
- a CDS encoding HMA2 domain-containing protein, whose protein sequence is MNFRKIVELEKHLDVAHHIPGRIRVKFSPLILTKPVALAAMKEHSELPEAIKDARVNMAARSVVIEYDPEQIQPELVEELIQGTDKDKKAQIISDLYGRLMNNG, encoded by the coding sequence ATGAACTTCCGCAAAATAGTTGAACTGGAAAAGCATCTTGATGTGGCCCATCACATACCGGGCAGGATCAGGGTTAAATTCAGCCCGCTCATTTTAACCAAGCCTGTTGCGCTGGCAGCAATGAAAGAACATTCCGAGCTGCCGGAAGCCATCAAAGATGCCCGGGTCAACATGGCCGCACGGTCAGTGGTTATTGAATACGATCCCGAACAGATTCAGCCGGAACTGGTTGAAGAGCTTATTCAGGGAACAGACAAAGACAAGAAAGCACAAATCATCAGTGACCTCTACGGCAGGCTGATGAACAACGGATAA
- a CDS encoding YtxH domain-containing protein, with product MSQDYNNDYVYNYQDPQLTEQQRIDSQQLVQPVSEPSTVKSWVNFTDSRYLKGFLVGAGVALVASNPKVQKAVVSGAVKTWSAVQGGIEEAKEKIHDIKAEAQSE from the coding sequence ATGAGTCAGGATTACAACAACGACTACGTATATAATTATCAGGACCCGCAGCTCACCGAGCAGCAGCGTATTGATTCCCAGCAGTTGGTTCAGCCTGTGAGTGAACCCTCCACAGTCAAAAGCTGGGTAAATTTCACAGACTCCCGTTATTTGAAAGGGTTCCTCGTGGGTGCGGGCGTGGCACTTGTTGCCTCCAACCCCAAAGTCCAGAAAGCGGTTGTTTCCGGTGCGGTTAAAACATGGTCCGCTGTTCAGGGCGGCATTGAAGAAGCCAAGGAAAAAATTCACGACATCAAAGCCGAAGCGCAGTCTGAGTAA
- a CDS encoding FeoA family protein, giving the protein MLNKFDFFNREPASTRKGCHGAGGRRQGKPCHMRGKSLLDIPIGGKAIIRGHSSAGAVRQRLLDLGFVPGREIEVVRVATLGCPLELRVAGYCVTLRRTEAYQIEVEDER; this is encoded by the coding sequence ATGTTGAACAAGTTTGATTTCTTTAACCGTGAGCCCGCTTCTACAAGAAAGGGGTGTCATGGTGCTGGTGGAAGAAGACAGGGGAAGCCTTGCCACATGCGTGGCAAAAGCCTTCTGGACATCCCCATTGGAGGAAAAGCCATTATCCGTGGTCATTCTTCCGCTGGTGCGGTGCGGCAGAGGTTGCTTGATTTGGGTTTTGTCCCCGGCAGGGAGATCGAAGTAGTCCGTGTGGCAACATTGGGCTGCCCTCTTGAATTGCGTGTTGCAGGGTACTGCGTGACCCTGCGTCGTACCGAGGCTTACCAGATTGAGGTGGAAGATGAGCGCTGA
- a CDS encoding magnetosome protein MamC, whose amino-acid sequence MTTPTTTRILPVITASAAATGALVGGTVAAVRSTIAVKEGKISKGEAAKSVATESAGTGLATAAGVAATGVLGLGGLAGLVGFTLVATGAKMLWDKAVPNALDRKQPTPIEEAG is encoded by the coding sequence ATGACCACACCGACAACAACAAGAATTCTTCCAGTAATTACTGCTTCTGCCGCTGCAACAGGAGCATTAGTTGGCGGAACAGTTGCTGCTGTTCGCTCCACAATTGCCGTTAAAGAAGGCAAAATAAGCAAAGGAGAAGCCGCAAAATCGGTTGCAACTGAATCAGCCGGAACCGGACTGGCGACTGCTGCGGGAGTAGCAGCCACCGGGGTGCTTGGTTTAGGAGGTTTGGCCGGACTGGTAGGATTCACCCTAGTTGCCACCGGAGCCAAGATGCTCTGGGATAAGGCTGTTCCAAATGCCCTCGATAGAAAACAGCCTACCCCTATCGAAGAAGCAGGTTAG
- a CDS encoding FeoA domain-containing protein, translated as MSLTLRNAPVETNLMLKAVTSDSLKNRLERMGLHIGSELAIMSEDSVQHPVRIKGPHGEVLLAAGMASKVIVHHDDGHKTPVFEMNPGEHGHIEGLTAGSQLEKSLKILGISEGDDIKLVRCLPPMTYRAVVDGKQTSLTEGMAAKVWGECDGIACQLATCGKGRPFAVKNILGGPRAAKSISAIGIKPGANVTLETVEPARAIGMTPGARIIIMTKEGLRLHLRPDQAETMLVTEI; from the coding sequence ATGTCCCTGACATTAAGAAATGCACCGGTTGAAACAAACCTGATGCTCAAGGCCGTGACCAGCGACAGTCTTAAAAACCGCCTTGAGCGCATGGGACTGCATATAGGTTCGGAACTGGCAATTATGTCCGAAGATTCGGTCCAGCATCCGGTAAGGATCAAAGGACCGCATGGAGAAGTGCTCCTTGCCGCGGGAATGGCCTCCAAGGTTATTGTACACCACGATGACGGACACAAGACCCCTGTCTTTGAAATGAATCCCGGTGAACACGGGCACATTGAAGGACTTACCGCCGGATCTCAGCTGGAAAAAAGCCTCAAGATCCTTGGAATATCCGAGGGAGATGATATTAAGCTGGTCCGCTGCCTGCCGCCCATGACCTACAGGGCGGTAGTAGATGGTAAGCAAACCTCACTCACCGAGGGCATGGCTGCCAAAGTCTGGGGGGAATGCGATGGAATAGCCTGCCAGTTGGCAACCTGCGGCAAAGGTCGCCCTTTCGCAGTTAAAAATATTCTGGGGGGACCAAGAGCGGCAAAATCAATCTCAGCCATCGGCATCAAGCCCGGTGCTAATGTAACTCTTGAAACCGTTGAGCCTGCCCGGGCCATCGGAATGACTCCCGGTGCCCGCATAATCATCATGACCAAGGAAGGCTTACGCCTGCATCTGCGACCGGACCAAGCAGAAACCATGCTGGTTACTGAAATATAA
- a CDS encoding heavy metal translocating P-type ATPase, which produces MIGIPNTRKRFKIVHELPKRIRLKSLVLLAPDLDHNYLQASVESLNGVKSVRINGPAFSIAVEYDGTPEVRSAIIETLDDIPQEAFLKDNEREHNVDLIDVGARTAAAAATPFLPLPVQAATSWMLGIPGIVKGLETLFTRGVKIEVLDGTVKALSLLRGDYFTSNSVGALLCLGEYLEDQSEQKSTDLLKTLLKPQVEKIWIEKDGRELEIDFNDLQVGDIVVCGPGELIPIEGTIVEGDGSVNQSSITGESVPIHLQPGDATLSGAVVEEGTLKIRADKVGAETGMARINRYLESSLRSQSKNQIQSAELADKLVPLTFGAGLGIYALTGDLARAASVLTVDYSCAIKLSTPVATRTSMYTASKAGVLLKGGQALDNLAAVDTIVFDKTGTLTKGELKVTDIVPMPLYEEEELLSIAAGAEEHYAHPVARAVVNEAKEQGIQLPEVSGVDFIVAHGVSAYVDGKRVLVGSQHFVEEDEHVDCSYMEKKATQLRNQGKNLLFVAMDEELIGVIAMRDELRPEALEALEAFKDAGIKRIEILTGDHRSTALALAAQLPPVDAVHWELKPEDKANIVKELKEGGAKVAFAGDGVNDTPALVCADVGICMPSGADLARESAQVVMLNEDMLTLVEAHRIALTNRETLSNCLWSAVGINSATLLLAGMGKISTLAAAMTHNLSTVGILGYAAMKTSSANKPQEYAKEIQ; this is translated from the coding sequence ATGATCGGAATTCCGAATACACGAAAACGTTTTAAAATAGTCCACGAACTCCCTAAGAGGATCAGACTGAAGTCACTGGTCCTGCTTGCTCCTGATCTGGACCACAACTATCTGCAAGCCAGCGTGGAATCGCTGAATGGAGTTAAATCGGTCAGGATCAACGGCCCTGCCTTTTCCATTGCTGTTGAATACGATGGTACACCTGAAGTACGTTCAGCCATTATTGAAACTCTTGATGATATTCCGCAAGAAGCTTTCCTTAAAGACAACGAACGAGAACACAATGTAGACCTGATTGACGTTGGCGCACGGACCGCAGCAGCTGCGGCAACACCTTTCCTTCCCTTGCCCGTGCAGGCGGCTACAAGCTGGATGCTGGGTATTCCCGGCATTGTGAAAGGGCTGGAAACCCTTTTTACCCGCGGAGTCAAAATTGAAGTGCTGGACGGTACCGTTAAAGCACTCTCCCTGTTGCGCGGTGACTACTTCACCTCCAACTCTGTAGGTGCCCTGCTCTGCCTTGGAGAATACTTGGAAGATCAGTCCGAACAGAAATCCACTGACCTGCTCAAGACTCTGCTCAAACCTCAGGTCGAAAAAATATGGATCGAGAAAGACGGACGCGAACTTGAAATAGATTTCAACGATCTACAGGTCGGTGACATTGTAGTCTGCGGTCCCGGTGAACTTATTCCCATAGAAGGAACAATCGTTGAAGGCGATGGTTCAGTAAACCAGAGCTCCATTACCGGAGAATCCGTTCCCATCCACCTGCAGCCCGGAGACGCAACCCTTTCCGGCGCGGTAGTTGAAGAAGGAACCCTCAAAATCAGGGCTGACAAGGTCGGAGCTGAAACAGGCATGGCCCGCATCAACCGCTATCTGGAAAGTTCCCTGCGGTCACAGTCAAAGAACCAGATTCAATCCGCAGAACTCGCTGACAAACTGGTTCCCCTGACCTTCGGAGCCGGTCTCGGGATTTATGCCCTGACCGGAGACTTAGCCCGCGCAGCATCGGTGCTGACCGTTGACTACTCCTGCGCCATTAAACTTTCCACTCCTGTAGCCACCCGTACTTCCATGTATACCGCCAGTAAAGCCGGTGTGTTGCTCAAGGGAGGACAGGCTCTCGACAATCTGGCCGCAGTGGACACAATCGTCTTTGACAAGACCGGCACCCTGACCAAAGGGGAGCTGAAAGTTACCGACATCGTGCCTATGCCCCTTTATGAAGAAGAGGAACTGCTTTCCATTGCTGCCGGAGCGGAGGAACATTACGCCCATCCAGTAGCAAGGGCGGTGGTTAACGAAGCCAAAGAGCAGGGAATTCAACTCCCAGAAGTAAGCGGAGTCGACTTCATCGTGGCCCACGGAGTTTCCGCCTACGTTGACGGCAAACGCGTCCTTGTGGGCAGTCAGCATTTTGTTGAAGAAGATGAGCACGTGGATTGCTCCTATATGGAAAAGAAAGCCACCCAGTTGCGCAATCAAGGTAAAAACCTGCTCTTTGTAGCCATGGACGAAGAACTTATCGGTGTCATTGCCATGCGTGATGAACTGCGCCCGGAAGCTCTTGAAGCACTCGAAGCATTCAAGGATGCCGGAATCAAGCGCATTGAAATTCTCACCGGCGATCACCGCTCCACCGCACTGGCCCTCGCTGCCCAGTTGCCTCCGGTGGATGCTGTCCACTGGGAGCTTAAGCCTGAAGACAAGGCCAACATCGTCAAGGAACTCAAGGAGGGCGGTGCCAAGGTTGCATTCGCCGGAGACGGGGTCAACGATACCCCGGCCCTTGTCTGCGCCGATGTAGGCATCTGCATGCCGTCCGGGGCAGACCTTGCCCGTGAATCAGCACAAGTGGTCATGCTCAATGAAGATATGCTTACCCTTGTGGAAGCCCACCGCATTGCTCTGACCAACCGCGAAACCCTGAGTAATTGCCTCTGGTCTGCTGTCGGCATCAACTCCGCCACTCTGCTGCTGGCCGGTATGGGTAAAATATCCACTCTTGCTGCGGCTATGACCCACAACTTAAGTACCGTGGGCATACTGGGATACGCAGCCATGAAGACATCATCTGCGAACAAACCGCAAGAGTATGCAAAGGAGATCCAATAA